A genomic window from Methanovulcanius yangii includes:
- a CDS encoding HAMP domain-containing sensor histidine kinase, whose protein sequence is MTSGSKQGIEARSIETIMMGAIIVAFIIFISIACGTAWYGAQKQLDSEFSEDMVQTETALYSSVSLVGKGLAVFDSYYDVQMNEILTEFRDQYETAGGDPAAVDIYGIRDRLAPSIDGDLNLYIISSENVIIAATQPLELGTDFSPYEGFSRRLDAIREGESFASDAWLPGLNNPGLIQKFAYLPTSDHQYILEAGIANDLFFEPRSEYFSYTEAATTIREVNDAVDRIVIFDITGDAIGVSEADTTTWVRNIGYANLSALLAEVEATFEERTVREISIPDRDLLLHFIYIENDAHVVSSDELAVVAVVAYSLTEYNVSTTALLVRYGMLAALSLLFAGSVAYFISRRIARPVRMIAEDVDAIALGDLDHPIRETEGRELERLETSIRAMVARLKADIRQIQDTSDALDIELAERRRIEAALLEANSRISLLGSLTRHDIINQLAIVQMYVEMIRDGIAGDEEATAHLAPSLAHVEEALTKIERQLHFSADYHKMGQREAIWQNVADTATKAVVTLMNQTISFDIRGGEYAVLADRMFEQVFYNLFENAIRHGGSVSRIRVEAVPIEGGALKIAILDDGRGVAAEDKERIFEKGIGENTGFGLFLVREVLNITGITIAETGTPGEGARFDLVVPAGAWRRDVDP, encoded by the coding sequence ATGACATCCGGTTCAAAGCAGGGAATTGAGGCGAGATCCATCGAGACGATAATGATGGGGGCAATCATCGTTGCCTTCATCATATTCATCAGCATAGCCTGCGGCACGGCCTGGTATGGCGCACAAAAGCAGCTGGATTCCGAATTCTCCGAGGATATGGTGCAGACAGAGACGGCGCTGTACAGTTCGGTGAGTCTGGTGGGCAAGGGACTCGCCGTCTTTGATTCCTACTATGACGTGCAGATGAATGAGATCCTCACCGAATTCAGGGACCAGTACGAAACAGCAGGGGGTGATCCGGCAGCAGTGGATATTTATGGAATCCGGGACCGGCTCGCCCCTTCCATCGACGGCGATCTCAATCTCTATATCATCTCGTCGGAGAATGTGATCATCGCTGCCACCCAACCACTCGAACTCGGCACGGACTTTTCCCCGTACGAGGGGTTCAGCCGCCGTCTTGATGCAATCAGGGAAGGAGAGAGCTTCGCCTCCGATGCATGGCTTCCGGGGCTCAACAATCCCGGCCTCATCCAGAAATTTGCCTACCTTCCGACCTCCGATCACCAGTACATCCTTGAGGCGGGGATTGCAAACGACCTCTTCTTCGAACCGCGAAGTGAGTACTTCTCCTACACCGAGGCCGCAACCACAATCAGGGAAGTAAACGACGCCGTCGACCGCATCGTAATCTTTGACATCACCGGCGATGCCATCGGCGTCTCCGAGGCGGATACAACGACATGGGTCAGGAATATCGGATATGCAAATCTCTCGGCCCTGCTGGCGGAGGTCGAGGCCACCTTCGAGGAGAGAACAGTCCGCGAGATCTCCATCCCCGACAGGGACCTCCTCCTTCATTTTATCTATATCGAAAACGACGCCCATGTCGTATCCTCCGATGAGCTTGCCGTCGTCGCGGTCGTTGCCTATTCTCTCACCGAATATAACGTCTCGACAACCGCACTCCTCGTCAGGTACGGGATGCTCGCCGCCCTCTCCCTCCTCTTCGCAGGTTCCGTCGCCTACTTCATCTCCCGCAGGATAGCCCGCCCGGTTCGAATGATTGCCGAGGATGTCGATGCGATCGCTCTGGGCGACCTCGACCACCCGATACGCGAGACGGAGGGAAGAGAGCTCGAGCGCCTGGAGACCTCCATCCGTGCGATGGTGGCCCGGCTCAAGGCGGATATCCGCCAGATTCAGGACACCTCCGATGCACTCGACATCGAACTGGCCGAACGCAGAAGAATCGAAGCCGCTCTTCTGGAGGCAAACTCCCGCATCAGCCTTTTGGGAAGTCTGACCCGCCACGACATCATCAACCAGCTGGCCATTGTGCAGATGTACGTCGAGATGATTCGCGACGGGATCGCCGGGGACGAGGAGGCAACGGCCCACCTTGCCCCATCACTCGCCCATGTCGAGGAGGCCCTGACAAAGATCGAACGGCAGCTCCATTTCTCCGCCGATTATCACAAAATGGGCCAGAGAGAGGCTATTTGGCAGAATGTGGCCGATACGGCGACGAAGGCCGTCGTCACACTCATGAATCAGACAATCTCCTTCGACATCAGGGGGGGCGAGTATGCAGTCCTCGCCGACCGGATGTTCGAACAGGTCTTCTACAACCTGTTTGAAAATGCGATACGCCATGGGGGGTCGGTCTCCCGCATTCGTGTCGAAGCCGTGCCGATCGAGGGTGGGGCACTGAAGATCGCCATCCTGGACGACGGACGGGGAGTCGCTGCAGAGGACAAGGAGAGGATCTTCGAGAAGGGCATCGGGGAAAACACCGGTTTCGGCCTCTTTTTGGTACGGGAAGTCCTGAACATCACCGGGATCACCATCGCCGAGACCGGAACCCCGGGCGAAGGCGCCCGGTTCGACCTGGTGGTACCCGCCGGGGCCTGGCGCAGGGATGTTGATCCCTGA
- a CDS encoding histidine kinase dimerization/phosphoacceptor domain -containing protein, protein MMTSGDGRSPEEPRLLMHREMAGDLRLIASLIDMRMTALEDAEGLVALRQVRGLIRSMALAHGTAYEAGTGGMVSARRLMEKLVKSTRLTHCTRTWITTAVDAGAVKIPAASAVPLALAVSELIRESVLRSLDGMAEGSITLTVREDEHRYTITIADSGFGGSDMRGGEEETTIGTIVADHIVHYRLKGTIERQEGDGRTRVITFPKPAGPT, encoded by the coding sequence ATGATGACGTCAGGGGATGGCAGATCGCCGGAAGAGCCGAGGCTGCTCATGCACAGGGAGATGGCCGGTGATCTGCGGCTGATAGCAAGCCTCATCGACATGCGGATGACGGCTCTTGAGGATGCGGAGGGTCTTGTGGCCCTGCGTCAGGTTCGCGGCCTGATTCGGAGCATGGCACTCGCCCATGGGACGGCCTATGAGGCCGGAACGGGCGGCATGGTCAGCGCCCGACGGCTGATGGAGAAACTCGTGAAGTCAACCCGCCTGACACACTGCACGCGAACGTGGATCACCACGGCGGTGGATGCGGGGGCGGTGAAGATCCCCGCAGCATCGGCGGTTCCCCTTGCACTTGCGGTCAGCGAGCTGATCCGCGAATCGGTCCTCCGTTCCCTCGACGGGATGGCGGAGGGGAGCATCACCCTTACCGTCCGGGAGGACGAGCACCGGTATACCATAACGATCGCCGACAGCGGGTTTGGCGGGTCTGACATGCGGGGCGGTGAGGAGGAGACCACAATCGGGACGATCGTCGCCGATCATATCGTTCACTACCGGCTGAAGGGAACAATCGAACGGCAGGAGGGGGACGGGAGGACGAGGGTGATCACCTTCCCGAAACCTGCCGGGCCGACCTGA
- a CDS encoding vWA domain-containing protein yields the protein MKRLLAVLAVLLLFAAVPAVSADEMSDEFPDEMPEELRGLLDEISGLEEVDALDASVANSEPMLSITKVADPDTIYRYREDGCLTQWTDLTLSVTGYGGVDEEYPDLDVVFAIDSSGSMQWNDPTGLRKTAAKDFVGKLDAAGDIGDHYAGVVGWDTLVDLYDGLYTENFFGNLNSSIDAVNAAGGTNLDAGLAGAIGMLDSSTRTATKVIIFLTDGQGTYTPSGGGGPVDDAVSNGYIIYSIGLSGANSGPLEDMADATGGKYYSALTAENLDAIFDEIYTSIKYSTSPYYVIVQETVQGEIMVDKDEFSIEPDLVWTNPWTKKTHIIWYDVGMTSFDGKMLLTGDDTFEVTFPIASRVAGSSVPVDVTCPFLIASKVIYLSPDGCLRTQYIEQEELTVIQQVALDLKPTSCPNAFNPTQKGVLPVAVAGDECFDVNDIDPATVMLNGEPPIRWAIEDVTSPIYCPEDTCYDCVASCCLLVDCLDGSCTGCDGYDDLTLKFDSPAIADTLGPVIKEDCKKATLTGQLNDGTPIEGYDWLWITKNYEPENNG from the coding sequence ATGAAAAGATTACTTGCAGTGCTTGCCGTCCTGCTGCTCTTTGCAGCGGTGCCGGCGGTGAGTGCGGATGAGATGTCGGATGAGTTTCCGGATGAGATGCCAGAGGAACTCCGGGGACTGCTCGATGAGATCTCCGGACTGGAGGAGGTCGACGCCCTTGATGCCTCGGTTGCAAATAGTGAACCGATGCTCTCGATCACCAAGGTCGCCGACCCCGATACGATTTATCGCTACCGTGAGGACGGGTGTTTGACGCAGTGGACCGATCTCACCCTGAGCGTGACGGGCTACGGCGGAGTTGATGAAGAATACCCCGACCTTGATGTCGTCTTTGCGATTGACAGTTCAGGGAGTATGCAATGGAACGATCCGACCGGCCTGAGAAAAACAGCGGCAAAGGACTTTGTCGGGAAACTTGATGCTGCAGGTGATATTGGCGATCACTATGCCGGTGTTGTGGGTTGGGATACCCTAGTGGACCTCTATGACGGTCTTTATACGGAAAATTTTTTCGGCAATCTTAACAGTTCAATCGACGCTGTCAATGCCGCGGGTGGCACGAACCTTGACGCGGGACTGGCAGGAGCCATTGGAATGCTTGATAGCTCAACCCGAACAGCCACAAAGGTGATTATTTTCCTCACGGACGGCCAAGGAACCTACACGCCATCTGGTGGCGGAGGACCGGTCGATGACGCAGTGAGCAATGGGTACATCATCTACTCCATCGGTCTGAGCGGTGCCAATAGCGGTCCGCTCGAAGATATGGCAGATGCCACCGGCGGGAAGTATTACAGTGCACTGACCGCAGAGAACCTTGATGCTATCTTCGATGAGATCTATACATCGATCAAATACTCCACTTCACCCTACTATGTGATCGTCCAGGAAACCGTCCAGGGAGAGATCATGGTCGACAAGGATGAATTTAGTATTGAACCCGATCTGGTCTGGACGAATCCCTGGACAAAGAAAACCCATATCATATGGTATGATGTCGGCATGACATCGTTTGACGGAAAAATGCTGCTGACTGGCGATGATACCTTCGAAGTGACGTTCCCCATCGCATCAAGGGTTGCGGGGAGTAGTGTCCCGGTCGACGTCACCTGCCCGTTCCTGATCGCTTCAAAGGTGATCTACCTGTCACCCGATGGCTGCCTGAGAACCCAGTATATCGAGCAGGAGGAGTTAACGGTGATCCAGCAGGTCGCCCTCGACCTGAAGCCGACATCCTGCCCGAACGCCTTCAACCCGACCCAGAAGGGCGTCCTGCCGGTGGCAGTTGCAGGTGATGAATGCTTCGATGTCAATGACATCGACCCGGCAACCGTGATGCTCAACGGCGAACCACCGATTCGCTGGGCCATCGAGGATGTGACGAGCCCCATCTACTGCCCGGAGGACACCTGTTATGACTGTGTTGCTTCCTGCTGCCTTCTGGTGGACTGCCTTGACGGGTCCTGTACCGGATGCGACGGATATGACGATCTGACCCTGAAGTTCGACAGCCCCGCCATTGCGGATACCCTTGGGCCTGTCATCAAGGAGGACTGCAAAAAAGCAACACTTACCGGACAACTGAACGACGGAACACCGATCGAGGGCTACGACTGGCTCTGGATTACCAAGAACTACGAACCCGAAAACAACGGGTGA
- a CDS encoding DMT family transporter: MSRGLFVSIPAGLMVEKVEYFPVFFMRIPHISDRTTATLYMLTGAFLFGAAAPLAKLLGTEMAPVTLSAFVYLGSGIVLTIYYAFARRFARRDQHQAPLERADIPYVAGSILTGAVIATIVLMVSLQHTPATTASLLLGFEAVATTLIAAGFFHEAVGRRVWVALFLITAACVLLAYDPEGAFGISLGALGVIAATFCWGLDTNLSRHFSGKDPVRYVSVKGLSAGMIMLVLAVLLGQPMPATPELALAAMGVGLMGFGGLMTICFLIALRSLGASRSAAFFSMNPFFGVIVSFMIFREMPGPFFYMALAAMIAGAWLLITETHSHPHRHERLVHDHRHRHDDPHHLEEAGHIHDPETPPVDRWDYHAHRHVHSEMVHDHAHVPDLHHRHEHGKRP, translated from the coding sequence GTGAGCCGCGGATTATTTGTATCCATACCTGCCGGATTGATGGTGGAGAAGGTCGAATATTTCCCTGTCTTTTTCATGCGTATCCCGCACATCAGTGATCGGACAACGGCCACCCTCTATATGCTGACCGGGGCATTCCTCTTCGGAGCCGCCGCTCCGCTCGCAAAACTCCTCGGGACAGAGATGGCGCCCGTGACGCTCTCTGCCTTCGTATACCTCGGGTCCGGCATCGTGCTGACCATCTACTATGCCTTTGCCCGCCGGTTTGCCCGGCGGGACCAGCACCAGGCGCCGCTCGAGCGGGCCGACATACCGTATGTGGCAGGCTCGATTTTGACGGGTGCGGTGATTGCAACGATCGTCCTCATGGTTTCCCTCCAGCACACCCCGGCGACGACCGCCTCCCTACTGCTGGGTTTCGAGGCGGTCGCCACGACCCTTATTGCGGCAGGATTCTTCCATGAGGCCGTAGGGCGACGGGTCTGGGTGGCACTGTTCCTCATCACCGCCGCCTGCGTGCTCCTTGCCTACGACCCCGAGGGCGCCTTCGGGATATCGCTCGGTGCCCTCGGCGTGATTGCAGCCACCTTCTGCTGGGGTCTCGATACCAATCTCTCACGCCACTTTTCGGGCAAGGACCCCGTCCGGTACGTCTCGGTAAAGGGGCTCTCCGCAGGGATGATCATGCTCGTCCTTGCGGTCCTCCTAGGCCAGCCGATGCCCGCGACGCCTGAGCTTGCCCTTGCCGCGATGGGCGTCGGGCTGATGGGCTTCGGCGGGCTGATGACGATCTGTTTTCTGATCGCGCTTCGCTCCCTCGGCGCATCGCGTTCGGCCGCCTTCTTCTCGATGAACCCCTTCTTCGGGGTGATCGTCTCCTTTATGATCTTCCGGGAGATGCCGGGTCCGTTCTTCTATATGGCGCTTGCCGCGATGATCGCAGGGGCGTGGCTCCTCATCACCGAGACCCATTCCCATCCCCACCGCCACGAGCGGCTGGTCCACGACCACCGGCACCGCCATGACGATCCCCACCACCTGGAGGAGGCGGGGCATATTCACGACCCGGAGACCCCGCCCGTCGACCGGTGGGACTATCACGCCCACCGGCACGTCCACTCGGAGATGGTGCATGACCACGCCCATGTCCCGGACCTGCATCACCGGCATGAGCACGGAAAACGCCCATGA
- a CDS encoding HD domain-containing protein codes for MKLHEIRDPVYGFVQFDDLEKEVISSPFFQRLRRLKQLSLTDMVYPGANHTRFEHSIGVMYLASKMFDSITNNRENIKQLEEIEYYDKYALYKDRKIIRLAALLHDIGHGPFSHASEAIFPINPTTKKAYSHEDFSEAIINGPIKEIIEGNRKNNADIKCEDISSLIQGRNTKISRRLIWKPLISSQLDADRGDYLIRDSLHTGVRYGTYDRDRLIVGMRLGQMPEDEGGGTILGIEENSWHVAESLILARYQISLQVYYHKITRAYNLMLESALREMYPDGLPSPQNEPDAFLEIDDGLVINMLKQGEGGKWGKAILERNHVKCVHDAWHEHTKTEMILSELENYCNSKGFEHFKDASIRNEWYKLEQTGENDNEIMIIDEHYKANPISEYSKLIEHINSTPRPVRFYIDKDSYSDSVKNDIDEIIMRCQNE; via the coding sequence TTGAAGCTCCATGAAATCCGAGATCCAGTTTATGGATTTGTGCAATTTGATGATCTAGAAAAAGAGGTAATTTCGAGTCCATTTTTTCAGAGACTTCGCCGGCTTAAACAACTCTCACTAACTGACATGGTTTATCCTGGGGCGAATCATACTCGATTTGAGCATTCTATTGGAGTAATGTATTTAGCCTCAAAAATGTTTGATTCTATTACCAATAATCGTGAAAATATAAAACAACTTGAAGAAATTGAATATTATGATAAATATGCTCTCTATAAAGATAGGAAAATCATTAGATTAGCAGCATTGCTTCATGATATTGGTCATGGGCCTTTTTCACATGCTTCCGAGGCAATTTTTCCAATAAATCCAACCACAAAAAAAGCCTATTCACATGAAGACTTCTCTGAGGCAATAATAAATGGTCCAATAAAGGAAATTATTGAAGGAAATCGAAAGAACAATGCAGATATAAAATGTGAGGATATTTCGAGTTTAATTCAGGGAAGGAATACAAAAATAAGTAGACGATTAATCTGGAAACCCTTGATCTCTAGTCAATTGGATGCCGATAGAGGGGATTATTTGATTAGGGATTCTCTGCATACCGGAGTTCGTTATGGAACCTATGACAGAGATAGGTTAATTGTCGGAATGAGACTTGGTCAGATGCCGGAAGATGAGGGAGGTGGCACAATTCTGGGTATAGAAGAAAATAGTTGGCATGTTGCTGAGTCTTTAATTCTTGCTCGGTATCAAATCTCGCTACAAGTTTATTATCATAAAATTACTAGAGCGTATAACCTGATGCTTGAGAGCGCATTGAGAGAAATGTATCCCGACGGCTTACCTTCCCCACAAAATGAACCAGATGCATTTTTAGAAATTGACGATGGACTAGTTATCAATATGTTAAAACAGGGAGAAGGTGGAAAATGGGGGAAAGCAATTTTAGAAAGAAATCATGTAAAATGCGTTCATGACGCTTGGCATGAACATACAAAGACTGAAATGATATTATCAGAACTCGAAAATTATTGCAATTCTAAAGGTTTTGAGCATTTTAAGGATGCATCGATCAGAAATGAATGGTATAAATTAGAACAAACCGGAGAGAATGACAATGAAATCATGATAATTGATGAACACTATAAAGCGAATCCAATCTCCGAATATTCGAAATTAATAGAACATATTAATTCCACTCCACGTCCAGTAAGATTTTATATTGACAAGGATTCGTATTCAGATTCAGTAAAAAATGACATTGATGAAATAATTATGAGGTGCCAGAATGAGTGA
- a CDS encoding response regulator, with translation MREKMKVMVVEDDAIIGMDIEHRVRRLGYEVTGVADNAEEAVELAADTKPDIALMDIRLRGDIDGIDTARMLKEQFALPVIFITAYSDLKMRSRALDLNPAGYIVKPIREVELKNTLEEARRQIIGD, from the coding sequence ATGAGGGAAAAAATGAAAGTGATGGTCGTCGAGGACGACGCGATCATCGGTATGGATATCGAACACCGGGTCCGGCGGCTCGGGTATGAAGTGACCGGTGTGGCGGACAACGCGGAAGAGGCGGTCGAACTCGCCGCCGATACGAAACCGGATATCGCTCTCATGGATATCCGCCTGCGGGGCGATATCGACGGCATCGACACCGCCCGGATGCTCAAGGAGCAGTTTGCCCTCCCGGTGATCTTCATCACCGCGTATTCGGACCTGAAGATGCGCTCGCGGGCACTCGATCTCAATCCCGCAGGATACATCGTCAAACCGATACGGGAAGTCGAGCTGAAAAATACGCTCGAAGAAGCCCGCAGGCAGATAATTGGTGATTAA
- a CDS encoding deoxyguanosinetriphosphate triphosphohydrolase family protein — translation MNLSDRTLTAIAAARTARDDLLSPRACRDGEALRRRGARPEEPILRPPFFRDADRIIHSRAFSRYIDKTQVFYLLDNEHITHRVIHVQLAAKIARTIGRALGLNEDLIEAAALGHDIGHTPFGHLGESYLSTLCEAHGIGRFSHNVQSVRFLDDIERCDLTLQVLDAILCHDGERHVSGIVPDGCRTWEGFEAKRVHAAGGGVPVPATAEGAVVRFADTIAYLGRDLQDAVEVDLIPRELPEFPAKCRGIFRFDGVDEINGIVIDTFARDIIEYSAENDAIGFSPEVADCLGALKDYNYAHIYENPVLHAGDHKIERMFSLLFDTFLADLEDEREDSFIYKDFIRAEWVAEEYITAASNAELVRDYIAGMTDKYFLTLAQSALMPERRFRTFNISGSSP, via the coding sequence GTGAACCTTTCCGACCGCACCCTCACCGCCATCGCCGCCGCCCGCACGGCCCGCGACGACCTCCTCTCCCCCCGTGCCTGCCGGGACGGGGAGGCCCTCCGCCGCAGGGGCGCCCGTCCCGAGGAACCCATTCTCCGGCCGCCCTTCTTCCGTGATGCCGACCGGATCATCCACTCACGGGCCTTTTCGCGCTACATCGACAAGACGCAGGTCTTCTACCTCCTGGACAATGAACACATCACGCACCGGGTCATCCATGTCCAGCTCGCCGCCAAGATTGCCCGGACAATCGGGCGGGCGCTGGGCCTCAACGAGGATCTCATCGAGGCCGCCGCCCTCGGGCACGACATCGGCCACACCCCCTTCGGGCATCTCGGGGAGAGCTACCTCTCCACCCTCTGCGAAGCACACGGCATCGGTCGGTTCTCGCACAATGTCCAGAGTGTCCGGTTCCTCGACGACATCGAGCGCTGCGACCTCACCCTTCAGGTCCTCGATGCCATCCTCTGCCACGACGGGGAGCGTCACGTCTCCGGGATCGTGCCGGACGGGTGCCGGACATGGGAGGGGTTCGAGGCAAAGCGTGTCCATGCCGCCGGAGGCGGGGTGCCCGTCCCCGCAACCGCCGAGGGTGCCGTCGTCCGGTTCGCCGATACCATCGCCTATCTCGGCAGGGATCTGCAGGACGCCGTTGAGGTGGACCTGATTCCCCGTGAACTGCCGGAATTTCCGGCGAAATGCCGCGGGATCTTCCGGTTTGACGGGGTGGATGAGATCAACGGCATCGTCATCGACACTTTCGCCCGCGATATTATTGAATACTCCGCCGAAAACGACGCCATCGGCTTCTCCCCGGAGGTGGCCGACTGCCTCGGGGCGCTGAAGGACTACAACTATGCCCATATCTACGAGAACCCCGTCCTCCATGCCGGGGACCATAAAATCGAGCGGATGTTCTCCCTCCTCTTCGACACCTTCCTTGCCGACCTCGAGGACGAACGTGAGGACTCGTTCATCTACAAGGACTTTATTCGTGCCGAGTGGGTGGCAGAGGAGTATATCACCGCCGCCTCGAACGCCGAACTCGTCCGCGACTACATCGCGGGAATGACCGACAAGTACTTCCTCACCCTCGCACAGTCCGCCCTCATGCCGGAGCGGCGGTTCCGGACATTCAATATCTCCGGGAGCAGCCCCTGA
- a CDS encoding sensor histidine kinase — translation MSLEIDESKRELARVKELLKNEPRGLSITDISRMLNMNRNSVSKYLNMLLVSGHVDMRSVGVAKVYFLSQRVPISAMLDFSSDCIIVMDSMLRIVQTNDNYVEFSGMSRDELIGISVLDRDLPVLTDAIDVHIFEEVLRGQDLSRELWWESDGEAFYFLIKLIPTVFDDGQPGATVILENITDLKRTEEELKFALAEKEELLTEIHQRIRNNLQVISSLINLQTSEVEDPKAQRIVQQAQSRIEALALVHDNLHESPDHMHVNVEDYVNDLVTSLFVTFRVGDNITFSVNAPGVVIGLDTAVSFGLIVSELVTNAIKHAFVEGQSGHIAITIVKDDGGRVVISVKDNGVGMPEAYRSGEERGIGLMLVSTLVDRQLHGTMEISVNHGTNYMIQFTERP, via the coding sequence GTGTCTCTGGAAATAGATGAGAGCAAGCGGGAGCTCGCCAGGGTGAAGGAGCTCTTAAAGAATGAGCCGCGTGGCCTCTCCATCACCGATATCTCCCGCATGCTCAACATGAACCGCAATTCGGTATCGAAATACCTGAACATGCTGCTCGTCTCGGGCCATGTCGACATGCGCTCGGTGGGGGTCGCCAAGGTCTACTTCCTCTCGCAGAGGGTACCGATATCCGCGATGCTTGACTTCTCCTCCGACTGCATCATCGTCATGGACTCCATGCTGCGCATTGTCCAGACGAATGACAACTACGTTGAGTTTTCGGGCATGTCGAGGGACGAGCTGATCGGCATCTCGGTACTGGATCGGGATCTGCCGGTTCTCACCGACGCCATTGATGTGCATATCTTCGAGGAGGTGCTCCGTGGACAGGATCTCTCGCGTGAGCTCTGGTGGGAGTCGGACGGGGAAGCATTTTACTTTTTGATCAAACTGATTCCGACGGTCTTCGACGACGGTCAGCCGGGAGCGACGGTGATCCTCGAGAACATCACCGACCTGAAACGGACCGAAGAGGAGCTCAAGTTCGCGCTCGCCGAAAAAGAGGAGCTCCTCACCGAGATCCACCAGCGGATCAGAAACAACCTGCAGGTGATATCATCCCTGATAAACCTCCAGACCTCCGAGGTGGAGGACCCGAAGGCACAGCGGATTGTCCAGCAGGCGCAGTCACGTATAGAGGCGCTCGCTCTCGTCCACGACAATCTGCACGAATCGCCGGATCACATGCATGTCAATGTGGAGGACTATGTCAACGATCTCGTCACCTCCCTGTTCGTGACCTTCCGGGTCGGTGACAACATCACCTTCTCGGTCAACGCACCGGGTGTGGTCATCGGACTCGATACGGCGGTCTCGTTCGGGCTCATCGTATCGGAACTCGTCACCAATGCCATCAAGCACGCCTTCGTCGAGGGCCAGTCCGGCCATATTGCGATCACCATCGTCAAGGACGACGGCGGCAGGGTGGTCATCTCGGTGAAGGACAATGGAGTGGGGATGCCGGAAGCGTACCGCAGCGGTGAGGAGCGGGGCATCGGCCTGATGCTCGTCTCCACGCTGGTGGACCGTCAGCTCCACGGGACGATGGAGATCTCCGTGAACCACGGCACGAATTACATGATCCAGTTTACCGAACGCCCGTAG